Proteins from a single region of Aerococcus viridans:
- a CDS encoding gluconokinase, producing MTYTASIDVGTTNTKINLFNRDDQLIDTFKAGYQRTNKQNDLHEMDFEEIWQIVTDGLRGLINLYEIEALEIILTTAMHSVQLLDQDFNLFGQTITWADKRGHELIPQLSKTEKENVYQRTGTPIHSMNPYIKLLSIYQPDMKIASIKDLLFYRLTGEWAIDLSNASSSGLLNLSSLDWDQALLTQLGLSVEDLPKIQPVNYSVMTFHKSLQIPIKVIIGTSDGVSSNYIFNDLDHHAVLSIGTSHAVRVVADSPSTNANLNNFSYAIDAHHYLIGLASNNGADILAWACDIFKTDFNELNEICINRPADQAIFIPYINGERAPIWQDYATASLLNLTRNASRESILYAIILGMVFNIKVNVTHLGDLVAFDKIGLVGGVTQMTGLTQLIADVLNKDLYIPQIENAETVGTIHLVHDVLSKGKYKVIQPDVEATKILAPLFAQYLQQVN from the coding sequence ATGACTTATACCGCGAGTATTGATGTTGGCACAACGAATACTAAAATCAATCTATTTAACCGTGATGATCAATTAATCGATACGTTTAAAGCTGGTTATCAGAGAACAAATAAGCAGAACGATTTACATGAAATGGATTTTGAAGAAATTTGGCAAATTGTAACAGATGGCTTAAGAGGTTTAATCAACCTGTATGAAATAGAAGCGTTAGAAATTATCCTAACAACAGCTATGCATAGCGTTCAATTGTTGGATCAAGATTTTAATTTATTCGGACAAACGATTACTTGGGCAGATAAAAGAGGGCATGAGTTAATACCACAATTATCCAAAACAGAAAAAGAAAATGTTTATCAACGGACAGGGACACCGATACATTCGATGAATCCTTATATCAAGCTATTATCCATTTATCAACCGGATATGAAAATAGCTTCTATAAAAGATTTGTTATTCTACCGTTTAACAGGTGAATGGGCGATTGATTTAAGTAATGCTTCGAGTTCAGGCTTACTAAATTTGTCTAGTTTGGATTGGGATCAGGCATTATTAACACAGTTAGGTTTGAGTGTGGAAGATTTACCAAAGATTCAACCAGTCAATTATTCAGTGATGACTTTTCATAAATCCTTACAAATTCCTATAAAAGTCATTATCGGGACATCTGATGGTGTTTCTTCTAACTATATTTTTAATGATTTAGACCATCATGCTGTACTTTCCATAGGTACCAGTCATGCAGTACGTGTAGTGGCTGATTCACCATCAACCAATGCTAACTTAAATAATTTTTCATATGCCATAGATGCTCACCACTATCTTATTGGTTTAGCGAGTAATAATGGGGCAGATATTTTAGCTTGGGCTTGTGATATCTTCAAAACTGATTTTAATGAATTAAATGAAATTTGTATAAATAGACCTGCTGACCAAGCAATATTTATCCCCTATATTAACGGGGAACGAGCGCCCATTTGGCAGGATTATGCGACAGCAAGTCTATTAAATTTAACTAGAAATGCTAGTCGAGAATCCATTTTATATGCCATTATCTTAGGCATGGTGTTCAATATAAAGGTAAATGTAACGCATTTAGGAGACTTAGTTGCCTTTGATAAAATTGGTTTAGTGGGCGGTGTAACGCAGATGACGGGTTTAACCCAGTTAATCGCCGATGTTTTGAATAAGGATTTATATATTCCACAAATTGAAAATGCTGAAACTGTGGGCACAATACATTTAGTGCACGATGTGTTATCCAAGGGAAAATATAAAGTGATACAGCCCGATGTGGAAGCGACAAAAATATTAGCACCACTATTTGCGCAATATTTACAACAAGTCAACTAA
- a CDS encoding exodeoxyribonuclease III: MKLISWNIDSLNAALTGASPRAELSRAVLKMIREHQPDVIAIQETKLSAKGPTKKHLEILEANVPDYEIQWVSSVEPARKGYAGTMFLYKKEYTPEVTFPQIGAPTTMDYEGRMITLEFPNFYVTNVYTPNAGSALARLEDRQAWDVQYANYLAHLDAKKPVIACGDFNVAHTEIDLAHPKNNHFSAGFTDEERAGFTNLLNRGFTDTFRHIHGDVEGVYTWWAQRVKTSKINNSGWRIDYWLVSDRIADKVQKSEMLDSGTRQDHTPILLEIDI; encoded by the coding sequence ATGAAGTTAATTTCATGGAATATTGATTCTTTAAATGCAGCCTTAACTGGTGCGTCTCCGCGTGCAGAATTATCACGTGCGGTTTTAAAGATGATTCGTGAACATCAACCAGATGTGATTGCGATTCAAGAAACGAAATTATCTGCGAAGGGGCCTACGAAAAAGCACCTTGAGATATTGGAAGCGAATGTACCAGATTATGAGATTCAGTGGGTGTCTAGTGTGGAGCCTGCCCGTAAAGGGTATGCTGGTACCATGTTCTTATACAAGAAAGAATACACGCCAGAAGTCACTTTCCCGCAAATTGGGGCACCAACGACGATGGATTACGAAGGTCGGATGATTACATTAGAATTTCCTAATTTCTATGTAACCAATGTTTATACACCTAATGCAGGCTCTGCTCTGGCACGTTTAGAAGACCGCCAAGCTTGGGACGTTCAGTATGCAAACTATTTAGCGCACTTGGATGCTAAGAAACCAGTGATAGCTTGTGGTGACTTTAATGTCGCCCATACGGAAATTGACTTGGCACACCCCAAAAATAATCATTTTTCTGCTGGTTTCACTGATGAAGAACGTGCTGGCTTTACCAACCTATTAAACCGCGGTTTCACAGATACTTTCCGTCATATTCATGGCGACGTTGAAGGTGTTTATACTTGGTGGGCACAACGAGTGAAAACAAGTAAAATCAATAATTCAGGATGGCGCATTGATTACTGGTTGGTGAGTGACCGAATTGCAGACAAAGTGCAAAAATCTGAAATGCTAGACTCTGGTACGCGTCAAGATCATACACCAATTTTGTTAGAAATTGATATCTAG
- a CDS encoding sigma-70 family RNA polymerase sigma factor, protein MFDQYQYPELLDQYHGVIVHVLKRYHVDVYKSYYDDIYQLAQIALYQAAEDFDGDPLSEADRYRFVAYVKRVMAWRVLDELRKHTRLGGQEFSTTDEWVFEAGLGAGHPIEITADIQHFLAEAAKILQHRDLDFLYQVIACQGKTKLLLEIYPISRQAIYNKKRNLMDKLQSIRHLLVG, encoded by the coding sequence ATGTTTGATCAATATCAGTATCCGGAGTTGTTGGACCAATATCATGGCGTGATTGTACATGTCTTAAAACGGTATCATGTGGATGTGTATAAGTCTTATTATGATGATATTTACCAGTTAGCTCAGATTGCTTTATATCAAGCAGCGGAAGACTTTGATGGGGACCCGCTAAGTGAGGCTGACCGTTACCGGTTTGTAGCTTATGTGAAGCGGGTGATGGCTTGGCGGGTGTTGGATGAATTGCGTAAGCATACACGTTTGGGTGGTCAGGAATTTTCAACAACGGATGAATGGGTATTTGAGGCTGGTTTGGGCGCGGGGCATCCGATTGAAATAACGGCTGATATTCAGCATTTCTTAGCTGAGGCGGCGAAAATATTACAGCATCGTGATTTAGACTTTCTATACCAGGTGATTGCTTGTCAGGGCAAGACCAAGTTATTACTTGAAATTTACCCGATTTCTCGCCAAGCGATTTACAATAAGAAGCGCAATTTGATGGACAAACTACAATCTATTCGCCATTTGTTGGTGGGTTAG
- a CDS encoding N-acetylmuramoyl-L-alanine amidase yields the protein MKSTTFKEYKGLLIAFGHGNGDPGAVSGQFTEAEMVRKLKSYIEKWAKAAGIKVAFYMDNLYQHATDMKTYADWVVVEVHMDAAAKPQKGGHIIIHSDYVTDAIDDNLIAMIQKHFGLVTRNGLGLSKRGDLLNCNNARRWGINYRLLELFFLADATDRHYYLANLDLVAKNMVEAVVGFQIADDKVCQCTR from the coding sequence ATGAAATCAACAACATTTAAAGAATATAAAGGCCTTTTAATTGCATTTGGACATGGAAATGGAGACCCAGGCGCCGTATCTGGGCAATTTACTGAGGCAGAAATGGTGCGGAAGTTAAAGTCCTATATTGAAAAATGGGCTAAAGCAGCTGGCATCAAAGTGGCTTTCTATATGGACAATCTTTACCAACATGCAACAGATATGAAGACCTATGCGGATTGGGTGGTGGTTGAAGTACATATGGATGCGGCGGCTAAACCACAAAAAGGTGGCCATATAATCATTCATTCGGACTATGTGACAGATGCCATAGATGATAACTTGATTGCGATGATTCAAAAGCATTTTGGCTTAGTCACTAGAAACGGTTTAGGCTTATCAAAAAGAGGCGACTTGTTGAATTGTAACAATGCACGCCGTTGGGGAATTAATTACCGGTTACTAGAATTATTTTTCCTAGCAGATGCAACTGACCGACACTATTATTTAGCTAATTTAGACTTAGTGGCTAAAAATATGGTGGAAGCTGTAGTCGGCTTCCAAATTGCTGATGATAAAGTATGCCAGTGTACGCGCTAG
- a CDS encoding MetQ/NlpA family ABC transporter substrate-binding protein, translated as MKKYLRYIGLALITLVVAACGKQTEDTQTIKVATSPGPYSILFMEEVAPRLEQQGYTVEEIQFSELRQAMIAVDEGEADINVDGNRLNTESYNDTLDASFQQIVRIPTVPAAIYPGQKDSLDDVAEGDTIAFGNGTVSMMRGLLLMQDLGWITLDPDVEPAKVTVDDIEENHVGIEIVEMQGAAIPPAIQDVSYALVAGSIAYDAGMDLDSRLVTEQPIEGLLLEAITTADKMDQAWVEDIKAIYQSDDFNQAVLDRNEEIGTEFWIIPEENQ; from the coding sequence ATGAAAAAATATTTGCGTTATATTGGACTGGCTTTAATCACTTTGGTGGTCGCTGCTTGCGGAAAGCAGACGGAAGATACACAAACCATCAAAGTGGCCACCTCACCTGGCCCCTATTCTATTCTATTTATGGAAGAAGTGGCCCCCAGATTAGAACAACAGGGCTACACCGTTGAAGAAATTCAGTTTTCCGAACTACGACAAGCCATGATTGCTGTTGATGAGGGTGAAGCGGATATCAATGTTGACGGTAACCGGTTGAACACTGAAAGTTACAATGATACTCTGGACGCTAGCTTTCAACAAATTGTCCGTATCCCAACCGTACCGGCAGCTATTTATCCGGGGCAAAAAGACAGTCTTGATGATGTTGCAGAAGGTGATACCATCGCTTTCGGTAATGGTACAGTTTCCATGATGCGTGGTTTATTATTGATGCAAGACCTTGGGTGGATTACATTAGATCCAGACGTTGAACCAGCCAAAGTTACCGTTGACGATATCGAAGAAAATCATGTAGGTATTGAAATTGTCGAAATGCAAGGTGCCGCTATCCCACCCGCAATTCAAGACGTTTCTTATGCCTTAGTTGCTGGATCAATTGCTTATGATGCAGGTATGGACTTAGACTCTCGTTTAGTCACAGAACAACCAATCGAAGGTTTACTACTTGAAGCTATTACCACTGCAGATAAAATGGACCAAGCTTGGGTAGAAGATATTAAAGCTATTTACCAATCAGACGATTTCAACCAAGCAGTTCTTGACCGTAACGAAGAAATTGGCACAGAGTTTTGGATTATCCCTGAAGAAAATCAATAG
- a CDS encoding MsnO8 family LLM class oxidoreductase: MTLGIGILDFIPRDKNTSVLESFEQSIELAKLADEKGLDRYWLTEHHSTPAVLSSTPQLLLARFGAATKQIKLGTGAVIINNSTPYQIAENYMVLEAMYPGRVEAGVGHSMPKEITRQETLGMQINRGLDYEKTISQIAGLLYDDLATEDEMHGLRVMPTYFDGVTPLYTMLGSRRNAQFIAEKGLGMVFGLFFSGDLAECIETIKIYRKHFKPSKGMAKPSVFIALYAVTSTKRNLKEVLNYALNDWIDALEDDKRAYLELMEVSEARDFVTTIDPDEIDRHASKKVYGTPKQVEMQLRRLKEETDADGFLIANHLSGFANRRALIEILSQVNI, from the coding sequence ATGACTTTAGGGATAGGTATTTTAGATTTTATACCTCGGGATAAAAATACCTCGGTATTAGAGTCCTTTGAGCAGTCAATAGAACTAGCTAAACTGGCGGATGAAAAGGGTTTGGACCGGTACTGGCTAACAGAACACCACTCAACGCCAGCTGTCTTATCATCAACGCCACAGTTATTATTAGCCCGTTTCGGTGCAGCAACAAAGCAGATTAAGTTGGGTACGGGGGCGGTGATTATCAATAATTCTACTCCTTATCAAATTGCAGAAAACTATATGGTGCTTGAAGCCATGTATCCTGGACGTGTTGAAGCAGGTGTTGGCCATTCTATGCCAAAAGAAATTACCCGTCAGGAAACATTAGGGATGCAGATTAACCGTGGACTAGATTATGAAAAGACGATTTCACAAATTGCAGGTTTACTTTATGATGATCTAGCAACTGAAGATGAGATGCATGGGCTACGTGTAATGCCTACTTATTTTGACGGCGTGACGCCACTTTATACTATGCTAGGTTCACGCCGTAACGCGCAGTTTATTGCGGAGAAAGGTTTAGGAATGGTATTCGGTTTATTCTTCTCAGGAGATTTGGCAGAATGTATTGAAACAATCAAGATTTATAGAAAACACTTCAAACCTTCTAAAGGGATGGCAAAACCTTCAGTATTCATCGCCCTTTATGCAGTGACTTCTACAAAGCGCAATCTGAAGGAAGTATTAAACTATGCCTTAAATGATTGGATAGATGCACTAGAAGATGACAAACGTGCTTATTTAGAATTGATGGAAGTGTCTGAAGCAAGAGATTTTGTCACAACTATTGATCCGGATGAAATAGATAGACATGCGTCTAAAAAAGTATACGGCACACCTAAACAAGTGGAAATGCAGTTGCGCCGTTTGAAAGAAGAAACCGACGCAGATGGGTTCTTAATTGCCAATCATTTATCTGGGTTTGCGAATCGCCGTGCGTTAATTGAAATCTTGAGCCAGGTCAATATTTAA